In Streptomyces sp. DG2A-72, one genomic interval encodes:
- a CDS encoding transposase has protein sequence MSSHARACACVRSWRRRCDRRSSRSVGADKAYSNRQDRSYLRRRGIRHVIPEKRDQAVRRLRRGSRGGRPPGLDKDRYKKRNTVERAINKLKQFRAVATRYDCEDVWVPPRAVVWPAIRLALVP, from the coding sequence ATCAGTTCACACGCGCGCGCTTGCGCCTGCGTCCGTTCCTGGAGGAGGCGGTGCGACAGGCGAAGCTCTCGGTCGGTCGGCGCGGACAAGGCGTACAGCAACCGTCAGGATCGCTCCTACCTGCGAAGGCGTGGTATCCGGCACGTGATCCCGGAGAAGCGGGATCAGGCTGTCCGCCGCCTGCGCAGGGGCTCGCGCGGCGGACGGCCTCCCGGCCTCGACAAGGACCGCTACAAGAAACGCAACACCGTCGAGCGGGCGATCAACAAGCTCAAGCAGTTCAGAGCTGTCGCCACGCGGTATGACTGTGAGGATGTGTGGGTGCCGCCTCGGGCGGTGGTCTGGCCCGCGATACGACTGGCCTTGGTGCCTTGA
- a CDS encoding MarR family winged helix-turn-helix transcriptional regulator, with translation MSAQPRSEVPASRPAAEASGARQLTEAVTRLRRALRASIRTDYPWETLPMAQVELLQALGEHSPARISDLAARQRLAPSTVSGLIGQMITAGLVVREVDPADRRASVVTLAEAGREQLAAWTAAHERRMDAALGALDEGARVAIAGALPALFQLAEELGEPGDDSAAG, from the coding sequence GTGTCCGCGCAGCCTCGCTCCGAAGTTCCCGCGTCCCGGCCCGCTGCTGAGGCGTCGGGCGCCCGGCAGCTCACCGAGGCCGTCACCCGGCTGCGCCGCGCGCTGCGCGCCTCGATCCGCACCGACTACCCCTGGGAGACCCTCCCCATGGCGCAGGTCGAGCTGCTGCAGGCGCTCGGCGAGCACTCACCGGCCCGGATCAGTGACCTCGCCGCCCGTCAGCGCCTGGCCCCCAGCACCGTCAGCGGCTTGATCGGCCAGATGATCACCGCGGGACTGGTCGTCCGCGAGGTCGACCCCGCCGACCGCCGCGCCTCCGTCGTCACCCTCGCCGAGGCCGGACGCGAACAGCTCGCCGCCTGGACCGCGGCCCATGAACGCCGTATGGATGCCGCACTCGGCGCCCTCGACGAGGGGGCACGCGTGGCCATCGCGGGCGCACTGCCCGCCCTCTTCCAGCTCGCCGAGGAACTGGGCGAGCCGGGCGACGACTCGGCGGCGGGCTGA
- a CDS encoding penicillin-binding transpeptidase domain-containing protein, giving the protein MASVAATVRNAGFKQPIILPGQHQDTVPRQISSRTAGYLQSMMRSVATIGTAAPRLGGLTGVSAKTGTAEEGDHTNGWLTAYNSRIAVAALGEGGSSGGTPPDTSSGSC; this is encoded by the coding sequence ATGGCGTCCGTGGCGGCGACCGTGCGAAACGCCGGGTTCAAGCAGCCGATCATCCTGCCGGGACAGCACCAGGACACCGTCCCGCGCCAGATCTCCAGTCGTACGGCCGGCTACCTGCAGTCGATGATGCGCAGCGTGGCCACCATCGGCACCGCGGCGCCACGCCTCGGCGGTCTTACGGGCGTGAGCGCCAAGACGGGCACCGCGGAGGAAGGGGACCACACCAACGGTTGGCTTACCGCGTACAACTCCCGCATCGCCGTCGCAGCGCTGGGCGAGGGCGGCAGCTCCGGCGGGACTCCGCCGGATACGTCGTCCGGCAGCTGCTGA
- a CDS encoding ABC transporter permease subunit has translation MTWVDVVVAAAVLVLLYLTLRVGQSTTVSFSPSQVAHVDTDPARLPYDAVRSLLRMFAALALSVVFTFVYSYAAAKSRRLERILIPALDILQSVPVLAFLTVAIAGLVAMFPGSMLALEAASIFAIFTSQAWNMTFGFYYSLTSLPRELDELSRSFGFTRWMRFWKVEVPAGMIGLVWNGMMSFGGGWFFLVVSEAISVNNQNYTLPGVGSYAGAAIADGDLGKVGWAILTMTVMVIGVNFLFWRPLTAWAEKFKNEQAEASEVQRSVVLNFLRRSHWPQLLGRVVRPVGRRLSEAARVFGTDDRPLVVDRARQRTGDLVFALVAGGLILWGLLDLAGYLNDRTGLGVFGEPLLLGLATLGRVVALVIVATVVWVPIGVKIGFSPRLTRIAQPVVQVLASFPANFLFPLATWFFLKTGLSIDIGGILLMALGAQWYILFNTIAGAMAIPTDLREAMADLGVTGWQRWRRLILPGIFPSYVTGGITASGGAWNASIVSEVVTFGGTTLTATGLGAYIAHATERGDYPHLLAGIAVMSLYVVGLNRLFWRRLYRLAENRYAL, from the coding sequence ATGACCTGGGTGGACGTGGTCGTCGCCGCCGCGGTCCTGGTGCTGCTGTATCTGACGCTGCGCGTCGGCCAGAGCACCACGGTCAGCTTCTCCCCCAGCCAGGTCGCCCACGTCGACACCGACCCGGCGCGGCTGCCATACGACGCGGTGCGCTCGCTGCTGCGCATGTTCGCCGCCCTCGCGCTCTCGGTCGTGTTCACCTTCGTCTACTCCTACGCCGCCGCCAAGAGTCGGCGCCTTGAACGGATCCTCATCCCGGCGCTGGACATCCTGCAGTCGGTGCCGGTCCTCGCCTTCCTGACCGTGGCCATCGCCGGGCTGGTCGCGATGTTCCCCGGCTCGATGCTCGCCCTGGAGGCGGCGTCGATCTTCGCGATCTTCACGTCCCAGGCGTGGAACATGACGTTCGGCTTCTACTACTCGCTCACCTCCCTGCCGCGCGAACTGGACGAGCTGTCTCGGTCGTTCGGCTTCACCCGCTGGATGCGGTTCTGGAAGGTCGAGGTCCCCGCCGGGATGATCGGCCTGGTCTGGAACGGCATGATGAGCTTCGGAGGCGGCTGGTTCTTCCTGGTCGTCTCCGAGGCGATCAGCGTCAACAACCAGAACTACACGCTGCCCGGCGTGGGCTCCTACGCCGGCGCGGCGATCGCCGACGGTGACCTGGGCAAGGTCGGCTGGGCCATCCTGACCATGACCGTGATGGTGATCGGCGTGAACTTCCTGTTCTGGCGGCCGCTGACCGCGTGGGCGGAGAAATTCAAGAACGAGCAGGCCGAGGCCAGCGAAGTGCAGCGGTCGGTGGTGCTGAACTTCCTGCGCCGTTCCCACTGGCCGCAGTTGCTCGGCCGCGTGGTGCGGCCGGTGGGCCGAAGGCTGAGCGAGGCAGCCCGGGTCTTCGGTACTGACGACCGTCCACTCGTGGTGGACCGCGCGCGGCAGCGGACCGGTGACCTCGTCTTCGCCCTCGTCGCGGGCGGGCTGATCCTTTGGGGCCTGCTCGACCTCGCGGGTTACCTCAACGACCGCACCGGACTTGGCGTGTTCGGCGAACCGCTGCTGCTGGGGCTGGCCACCCTGGGCCGGGTCGTGGCCCTGGTGATCGTCGCCACCGTGGTCTGGGTGCCGATCGGCGTGAAGATCGGCTTCTCGCCCCGGCTGACCCGGATCGCCCAGCCGGTGGTGCAGGTCCTGGCCAGCTTCCCGGCCAACTTCCTCTTCCCGCTGGCCACCTGGTTCTTCCTGAAGACCGGCCTGTCCATCGACATCGGCGGCATCCTGCTGATGGCGCTGGGCGCCCAGTGGTACATCCTCTTCAACACCATCGCCGGCGCCATGGCCATTCCCACTGACCTGCGGGAGGCCATGGCCGACCTGGGTGTCACCGGCTGGCAGCGGTGGCGGCGCCTGATCCTGCCCGGCATCTTCCCCTCGTACGTCACCGGCGGCATCACTGCCTCCGGCGGCGCCTGGAACGCCTCGATCGTCTCCGAGGTCGTCACCTTCGGCGGCACCACCCTCACCGCCACGGGCCTCGGCGCCTACATCGCGCACGCCACCGAGCGCGGCGACTATCCGCACCTGCTCGCCGGGATAGCCGTGATGAGCCTGTACGTCGTCGGCCTCAACCGGCTCTTCTGGCGCCGCCTGTACCGGCTCGCCGAGAACCGCTACGCCCTGTGA
- a CDS encoding alpha-galactosidase, producing the protein MPNIAHDPEHRLWVLSGPGSSYVLHLDDADRLRGLHWGPRLTLEQAVSLLRYPEPGRRSFEDPADGTLDLDTAGAMRYAHAGVQVRFPDGVRDLEPRPAGQEVLHHEDGTELVLRFTDRHYPLTIEAHYRLRTDTDVIERHLVLRHTGTGTDGAITIVRADSATWVLPRLGEYRLSQVRGQWNAETQLNRTPLPYGETLLTSRRGTTGHQTNPWAMIDDGGTDEDHGAVWSCALAWSGSWRLTAQRMPAERVTVSAGFGHDPVTWELPPGEELATPVCAGAYTEGGFGAASRLWHRHVLDHVLPHPGELRPVLYNSWEATEFDIEVNGQIALAEKAATLGVELFVMDDGWFGARTHDAAGLGDWTPNPDRFPDGLTPLIDRVHDLGMRFGLWVEPEMVNPDSDLYRDHPDWVLHHPHRRRTEHRNQLVLNLARPDVAAWLHGRLDELLSKNAIDFLKWDMNRPFSEAGWPDADGDPDRLWIDHVRGLYALLDRLRADHPGLRIESCSSGGGRLDLGILARTDQVWTSDNTDALDRIGIQHGFSQLYPAQVMGAWVTDSPNPYTGRSVPLDFRFHVAMNGVMGIGGDLNRWSEAELARTAELVTVYKRVRHLVQLGEQHRLRPSGDGELSAVQYLSPDGREAAVIALRRSRRYGHHDPALPLRALDPAARYRDTDTGTVHHGAVLLSHGLPLGLAADDYASALVHLVREPA; encoded by the coding sequence ATGCCGAACATCGCCCACGACCCCGAGCACCGGCTGTGGGTCCTGTCCGGACCCGGCTCCAGCTACGTGCTGCACCTCGACGACGCAGACCGACTGCGCGGCCTGCACTGGGGCCCCCGCCTCACCCTCGAACAGGCCGTCTCCCTGCTGCGCTACCCGGAGCCCGGCCGCCGTTCCTTCGAGGACCCCGCCGACGGCACCCTGGACCTCGACACCGCCGGAGCCATGCGCTACGCCCACGCGGGCGTCCAGGTCCGCTTCCCCGACGGCGTGCGCGACCTCGAACCGCGGCCGGCCGGCCAGGAGGTGCTCCACCACGAGGACGGCACGGAGCTGGTGCTGCGGTTCACCGACCGGCACTACCCGCTCACCATCGAGGCCCACTACCGCCTGCGCACCGACACCGATGTCATCGAACGCCACCTCGTCCTGCGTCACACCGGCACCGGGACCGACGGCGCGATCACGATCGTCCGCGCCGACTCCGCCACCTGGGTGCTGCCCAGGCTCGGCGAGTACCGCCTGAGCCAGGTGCGGGGGCAGTGGAACGCCGAGACGCAGCTGAACCGGACACCGCTGCCGTACGGCGAGACCCTCCTCACCAGCCGCCGCGGCACCACCGGACACCAGACCAACCCCTGGGCCATGATCGACGACGGTGGAACCGACGAAGACCACGGCGCCGTCTGGTCCTGCGCGCTCGCCTGGAGCGGCAGCTGGCGGCTGACCGCCCAGCGGATGCCCGCCGAACGGGTCACCGTGTCCGCGGGCTTCGGCCACGACCCGGTCACCTGGGAACTGCCGCCGGGCGAGGAGCTGGCCACCCCGGTCTGCGCGGGCGCGTACACCGAGGGCGGCTTCGGAGCCGCGTCCCGGCTGTGGCACCGGCACGTCCTGGACCATGTGCTGCCGCACCCGGGAGAGCTGCGGCCGGTGCTCTACAACTCCTGGGAGGCCACCGAGTTCGACATCGAGGTGAACGGGCAGATCGCGCTGGCCGAGAAGGCCGCGACGCTCGGGGTCGAGCTGTTCGTGATGGACGACGGCTGGTTCGGGGCGCGCACCCACGACGCCGCCGGCCTCGGCGACTGGACCCCCAACCCCGACCGCTTCCCCGACGGCCTCACCCCCCTCATCGACCGGGTGCACGACCTCGGTATGCGGTTCGGGCTGTGGGTCGAACCCGAGATGGTCAACCCCGACAGCGACCTCTACCGCGACCACCCCGACTGGGTGCTGCACCACCCGCACCGCCGCCGCACCGAACACCGCAACCAGCTGGTGCTCAACCTCGCCCGCCCCGACGTGGCCGCCTGGCTGCACGGCCGGCTCGACGAACTGCTGTCGAAGAACGCCATCGACTTCCTCAAGTGGGACATGAACCGCCCCTTCTCCGAGGCCGGATGGCCCGACGCGGACGGTGACCCCGACCGGCTGTGGATCGACCACGTGCGCGGCCTCTACGCCCTGCTCGACCGGCTGCGCGCCGACCACCCGGGGCTGCGCATCGAGTCGTGCAGCAGCGGCGGAGGCCGCCTGGACCTCGGCATCCTCGCCCGCACCGACCAGGTGTGGACCTCCGACAACACCGACGCGCTGGACCGCATCGGGATCCAGCACGGCTTCTCCCAGCTCTACCCGGCCCAAGTCATGGGCGCCTGGGTCACCGACAGCCCCAACCCCTACACCGGGCGCAGCGTGCCCCTCGACTTCCGTTTCCACGTCGCCATGAACGGTGTCATGGGCATCGGCGGCGACCTGAACCGGTGGAGCGAGGCGGAACTGGCCCGCACGGCCGAACTCGTCACGGTGTACAAGCGCGTACGGCACCTCGTCCAGCTCGGCGAGCAGCACCGGCTGCGACCCTCCGGGGACGGGGAGCTCAGCGCGGTGCAGTACCTCTCCCCCGACGGCCGGGAAGCCGCGGTGATCGCCCTGCGACGGTCACGGCGCTACGGACACCACGACCCGGCCCTGCCGCTGCGCGCACTCGACCCCGCGGCCCGCTACCGCGACACGGACACCGGCACCGTGCACCACGGCGCCGTCCTGCTCAGCCACGGTCTGCCTCTCGGCCTCGCCGCGGACGACTACGCCAGTGCACTCGTCCACCTCGTCCGTGAGCCGGCCTGA
- a CDS encoding metalloregulator ArsR/SmtB family transcription factor — translation MDVQTQSWDADAADRAVAVLKAVADPSRYRLLWALSREELPVSRLAELLGAHVAATSQHLAKLRAAGLVTSRRDGTRIYYRAAGRVRGLLEEASLVAGGIGETGTRSGDAPQEAAELAQEQAVGPARARRLATEQ, via the coding sequence GTGGATGTGCAAACTCAGTCGTGGGATGCGGACGCCGCTGACCGGGCCGTGGCGGTGCTCAAGGCGGTGGCTGACCCCTCCCGATACCGGCTGCTGTGGGCGCTCAGCCGGGAGGAGCTGCCGGTGAGCAGGCTCGCCGAGTTGCTGGGCGCGCATGTCGCGGCGACCTCGCAGCATCTGGCGAAGCTGCGGGCGGCCGGGCTGGTGACCTCCCGGCGTGACGGGACGCGCATCTATTACCGGGCCGCCGGGCGCGTGCGGGGGCTGCTGGAGGAGGCTTCGCTGGTTGCGGGTGGGATCGGTGAGACGGGGACGAGGTCGGGGGACGCACCGCAGGAAGCCGCGGAACTCGCCCAGGAGCAGGCGGTCGGTCCGGCGCGCGCCCGGCGGTTGGCGACCGAGCAGTAA
- a CDS encoding serine hydrolase gives MHVPGRRRRNLLVLSSLRAVLFATSTGTAAARPPQADPLQQQVDAVHDTGAVGVSAEATSPDTRDSARAGTAERGTRREMPRNGRFRIGGATKSFTATVVLQLVGEGRISLEDTVEQWLPGVVQGNGNDGRQITVRQLLQHTSGIRDDGLEIPALKSADGYQAERFRTYTPEELVGLAMQHPPIPSLSADWSYSNTNYILAAMITHKVTGRSWAQEVNDRIIRPLWLRDTSMPGTFPFILGPRAQGYAFGTGTGDGIDVTVLNSSMAVGSGSVISTALDLNRFYAALLGGRLLAPAQLDEMTTTVPAPELGVRYGLGLAEIPLSCGGSYFGHRGELLGYLTWGGATRDGTRTAVVYVTSDGGQDTQQAMITLVDQELCRTRS, from the coding sequence ATGCATGTGCCAGGAAGGCGTCGGCGGAACCTGCTTGTCCTGAGCAGCCTGCGCGCGGTTCTCTTCGCCACGTCGACCGGGACGGCGGCGGCGAGGCCGCCGCAGGCCGATCCGCTCCAGCAGCAGGTGGATGCGGTCCACGACACCGGGGCCGTCGGTGTGTCCGCCGAGGCGACGTCACCGGACACACGTGACAGTGCGCGCGCCGGGACGGCCGAGAGGGGCACCAGGAGGGAGATGCCTCGGAATGGAAGATTCCGGATAGGCGGCGCCACCAAGAGCTTCACCGCCACGGTCGTGCTGCAACTCGTCGGCGAGGGGCGAATTTCCCTGGAGGACACCGTCGAACAGTGGCTGCCGGGAGTGGTCCAGGGCAACGGCAACGACGGCAGGCAGATCACCGTGCGGCAGCTGCTGCAGCACACCAGCGGCATCCGTGACGACGGGCTGGAGATACCCGCGTTGAAAAGCGCGGACGGCTATCAAGCCGAGCGGTTCCGCACCTACACCCCCGAGGAGTTGGTGGGGCTGGCGATGCAGCACCCTCCCATACCCTCCCTGAGCGCCGACTGGTCGTACTCCAACACCAACTACATTCTCGCCGCGATGATCACCCACAAGGTCACCGGCCGGAGTTGGGCACAGGAGGTGAACGACCGGATCATCCGCCCGCTGTGGCTGAGGGACACCAGTATGCCCGGCACCTTCCCGTTCATCCTGGGTCCGCGCGCCCAGGGCTACGCGTTCGGCACCGGCACCGGCGATGGCATCGACGTCACGGTGCTCAATTCGAGTATGGCCGTCGGCTCCGGATCGGTCATCAGTACCGCGCTCGACCTGAACCGGTTCTACGCCGCGCTGCTCGGCGGCCGTCTGCTGGCTCCGGCGCAACTCGACGAGATGACGACCACCGTGCCCGCGCCCGAGCTGGGCGTGAGGTATGGACTCGGTCTGGCCGAGATCCCGTTGTCGTGTGGCGGCAGCTACTTCGGTCACCGGGGCGAACTGCTCGGCTATCTGACCTGGGGTGGCGCCACCCGAGACGGGACCCGGACCGCCGTGGTGTACGTCACCAGTGACGGCGGCCAAGACACCCAGCAGGCCATGATCACACTTGTGGACCAGGAACTGTGCCGGACCCGCTCCTAG
- a CDS encoding nitrate/sulfonate/bicarbonate ABC transporter ATP-binding protein, with protein sequence MALSSLLRKKTTVPAPAGLPRATDGEVLLEATGVTKSYAGADGELPVLAGIDLEVRAGEIVALLGKSGSGKSTLLRCLAGLIPASSGTIAYRGTTLNGANPGTAMVFQTFALLPWLTVQQNVELGLEARGVPADQRAEAAVQAIDLIGLDGFESAYPKELSGGMRQRVGFARALVVEPDVLMMDEPFSALDVLTAENLRGELMELWESGQFPTRAVVLVTHNIEEAVLMADRIVVLGSRPYGTIRETIDVGLDRPRDRDSAPFAELIDRVYGIMTGRPKDTTRLPGRVEAVQLDKRTVANTPLPTASVDSLSGLAEMVANRGGRCNLVDLSDDLGLDVDDVLPLVDALELLGLAKVSENDLLLTDTGTAFAGADVQESKTLFATAALDVPLIKLITNSLRQQADRTQGAGLFRDLLAHHYTSEQVDQQLETATDWGRYAELFSYDAGPQEYHLDEDSSPASR encoded by the coding sequence ATGGCGCTGTCCTCCCTCCTCCGCAAGAAGACCACCGTCCCCGCCCCCGCCGGGCTGCCGCGCGCCACCGACGGCGAGGTCCTGCTCGAGGCCACCGGTGTCACCAAGTCCTACGCCGGCGCCGACGGTGAACTGCCCGTCCTGGCAGGCATCGACCTTGAGGTCCGGGCCGGGGAGATCGTCGCCCTGCTGGGCAAGTCGGGCTCGGGCAAGTCCACGCTCCTGCGCTGCCTGGCCGGGCTCATCCCGGCCAGCTCCGGCACCATCGCCTACCGCGGCACCACGCTCAACGGCGCCAACCCCGGCACCGCAATGGTGTTCCAGACCTTCGCGCTGCTGCCCTGGCTGACCGTGCAGCAGAACGTCGAACTCGGCCTGGAGGCGCGCGGCGTGCCCGCCGACCAGCGCGCCGAGGCCGCCGTGCAGGCCATCGACCTGATCGGCCTGGACGGCTTCGAATCGGCGTACCCGAAGGAGCTGTCCGGCGGCATGCGCCAGCGCGTCGGCTTCGCGCGGGCGTTGGTGGTCGAGCCGGACGTGCTGATGATGGACGAGCCCTTTTCCGCCCTCGACGTCCTCACCGCCGAGAACCTGCGCGGCGAGCTGATGGAGCTGTGGGAGTCCGGCCAGTTCCCCACCCGCGCCGTCGTCCTGGTCACCCACAACATCGAAGAGGCCGTACTCATGGCCGACCGCATCGTCGTCCTCGGCTCCCGCCCCTACGGCACCATCCGCGAGACCATCGACGTCGGCCTGGACCGTCCGCGCGACCGCGATTCGGCCCCCTTCGCGGAGCTCATCGACCGCGTCTACGGCATCATGACCGGCCGCCCCAAGGACACCACCCGACTGCCCGGACGCGTGGAGGCGGTGCAGCTGGACAAGCGCACCGTGGCCAACACCCCGCTGCCCACCGCCAGCGTCGACAGCCTCTCCGGCCTGGCGGAGATGGTCGCCAACCGCGGTGGCCGCTGCAACCTGGTGGACCTCTCTGACGATCTCGGGCTGGACGTCGACGACGTACTGCCCCTGGTCGACGCCCTCGAACTCCTCGGCCTGGCCAAGGTCAGCGAGAACGACCTGCTGCTCACCGACACCGGCACCGCCTTCGCCGGGGCCGACGTGCAGGAGTCCAAGACCCTCTTCGCCACCGCGGCCCTGGACGTACCGCTGATCAAACTGATCACCAACAGCCTGCGCCAGCAGGCCGACCGCACCCAAGGGGCCGGTCTCTTCCGCGACCTGCTCGCCCACCACTACACCAGCGAACAGGTCGACCAGCAGTTGGAGACCGCCACCGACTGGGGCCGCTACGCCGAGCTGTTCTCCTACGACGCCGGCCCCCAGGAGTACCACCTCGACGAGGACAGCAGTCCCGCGTCCCGCTGA
- a CDS encoding transposase: protein MINGIVHRLSTGCQWRELPGRFGPWQTVHKRHMLWSTGT from the coding sequence GTGATCAACGGGATCGTCCATCGGCTCAGTACTGGCTGCCAGTGGCGCGAGCTGCCCGGGCGCTTCGGCCCTTGGCAGACCGTTCATAAGCGGCACATGTTGTGGTCGACTGGAACATAA
- a CDS encoding alpha/beta hydrolase, protein MQPTFVLVHGAFANSFSSAPLQAELGLLGHRSVAVDLPGHGFGATFTRAYQAPQDLDGLATAPGSIKGVTLADNAAHLIGILERAKRNGPVILVAHSRGGATATAAANARPDLIDRIVYVAAWCPVALDVGDYYAEPEMATVDAASLVSAMAGNPAELGLLRVNFRTADPDVLAALKAAFLADGTDEEFLTFLNTFQPDENLDVGTSTDRAQAATWGRVPKTFVRLANDASMPLAMQDRLIREGNELTPDNPYDVRTLEGSHLKWLVDPAPAARVLDELATLLAPSVRS, encoded by the coding sequence ATGCAACCGACGTTCGTACTGGTTCACGGAGCCTTCGCGAACTCCTTCTCCTCAGCACCGCTCCAGGCCGAACTCGGCCTCCTGGGACACCGTTCGGTCGCCGTCGACCTGCCCGGCCACGGCTTCGGGGCGACCTTCACCCGCGCCTATCAGGCGCCGCAGGATCTGGACGGGCTCGCCACCGCGCCCGGTTCGATCAAGGGTGTCACGCTCGCCGACAACGCTGCGCACCTGATCGGGATCCTGGAACGGGCCAAGCGGAATGGCCCTGTGATCCTTGTCGCCCATAGCCGAGGCGGCGCCACGGCCACGGCCGCGGCCAACGCGCGGCCGGACCTGATCGACCGCATCGTCTATGTCGCGGCCTGGTGCCCGGTCGCTCTCGACGTCGGCGACTACTACGCCGAGCCGGAGATGGCCACGGTCGACGCCGCTTCCCTGGTTTCGGCGATGGCGGGGAACCCAGCCGAACTCGGCCTGCTCCGCGTCAACTTCCGCACTGCGGATCCGGACGTCCTTGCGGCGCTCAAGGCGGCCTTCCTCGCCGACGGCACCGACGAGGAGTTCCTGACCTTCCTGAACACATTCCAGCCTGATGAGAACCTGGACGTCGGCACCTCCACCGACCGGGCGCAGGCCGCGACCTGGGGCCGCGTCCCGAAGACCTTCGTCCGCCTGGCCAACGACGCGAGCATGCCGCTCGCCATGCAGGACCGGCTGATCCGCGAGGGCAACGAGCTGACGCCGGACAACCCGTACGACGTCCGCACTCTCGAGGGCAGCCACCTGAAGTGGCTGGTCGACCCGGCTCCGGCGGCCCGAGTCCTGGATGAACTTGCCACGCTCTTGGCCCCGTCTGTCCGGTCATGA
- a CDS encoding IS110 family transposase — protein MAQHTHPRHHITDLSEEVVLGVDTHKDVHAAAVVTSTGAAVASRTFPTTREGYRQLLSWARSFGHLQRAGVECTGSYGAALTRYLLSEGLTVTEVNQPDKAVRRRRGKTDAIDAAAAAHAVLSGRATAAAKTANGPVETIRLFKMAKTSAVKSRSQAINQLKAILVAADPALRESLAGLSNPKLIRCCSELSHGEGSSPEAAARHTLRLLARRILHLTDEISDLTKRITAAIGACAPRLLDVYGVGPDTAAALLTAAGDTPQRMGSEASFAALCGASPVEASSGKTQRRRLNRGGDRQANSALYTIVLARMRWDTRTRAYVERRVCEGKTRREAIRCLKRYVAREIYQAIVTLRSSTDKPRSAA, from the coding sequence ATGGCCCAGCACACCCATCCACGTCACCACATCACTGACCTGAGCGAGGAGGTGGTGCTCGGGGTGGACACACACAAAGACGTACACGCAGCCGCTGTAGTCACCAGTACCGGAGCAGCGGTGGCCAGCCGTACCTTCCCCACCACGAGGGAGGGATACCGCCAGCTCCTGTCCTGGGCCCGCTCCTTCGGACACTTACAGCGGGCCGGTGTGGAGTGCACCGGCTCCTACGGAGCCGCACTGACCCGCTACCTGCTCAGCGAGGGCCTTACGGTCACCGAAGTCAACCAGCCGGACAAAGCCGTACGGCGCCGACGCGGCAAGACCGACGCGATCGACGCGGCAGCAGCGGCTCACGCCGTCCTCTCCGGTCGGGCCACCGCTGCCGCCAAGACCGCCAACGGCCCGGTGGAGACAATCCGGTTGTTCAAAATGGCCAAGACCTCCGCGGTCAAGTCCCGTTCGCAGGCCATCAACCAGCTCAAAGCCATCCTGGTCGCCGCAGACCCCGCCCTTCGTGAGTCCCTGGCCGGCCTGAGCAACCCCAAGCTCATCCGCTGTTGCAGCGAACTGAGCCACGGCGAGGGATCCAGCCCCGAGGCAGCCGCCCGACACACACTCCGTCTCCTGGCCAGGCGCATCCTGCATCTCACCGACGAAATCAGCGACCTCACCAAGCGGATCACGGCGGCGATCGGCGCCTGCGCGCCCAGGCTCCTTGATGTCTACGGCGTCGGCCCCGACACCGCTGCCGCGCTGCTGACAGCGGCCGGGGACACCCCACAGCGAATGGGCAGCGAGGCGTCCTTCGCCGCTCTCTGCGGCGCAAGCCCCGTCGAAGCATCCTCCGGCAAGACCCAGCGCCGCAGACTCAACCGCGGCGGTGACCGCCAGGCCAACTCCGCCCTCTACACGATCGTCCTGGCCCGGATGCGCTGGGACACTCGCACCCGCGCCTACGTCGAACGCCGAGTCTGTGAAGGCAAGACACGCCGGGAAGCTATTCGCTGCCTCAAACGCTACGTCGCACGCGAGATCTATCAGGCGATCGTCACACTCCGATCAAGCACGGACAAGCCAAGATCAGCTGCTTGA